A window of Proteus columbae contains these coding sequences:
- a CDS encoding isochorismate synthase, giving the protein MEKVNPVFSTLYEKVKNINLTAQGNLLHLKVTLPAEVSFSLLSWLAAQSYYPQFYWQHRDEHEEVAACGQLRCFNHIQDAHQFLAVHQSDPCIDDVRIWGLNAWDTIIPGRIDEKNGDDAYLFLPWIEIRRHQQQLSVHLNMLNEGDKQSTLDFLQTLNQALDIEPLAVSVVSVNHSLTQAQWVDYLTLALDEIRQNHFEKVVPARATCLTLDNPLKAIQFMKASRDVNHHCYHYMLAFSPSDAFMGSTPERLYKRDELMLYTEALAGTAASSDNEQQATEFADWLMNDKKNQHENLVVVDDICQRLQGGVEGIDVSAADVIRLRKVQHLRRYIHGKLIDSDDIDCLKRLQPTAAVCGLPRSIARAFIRQHEPFERRWYAGSAGYLGLPHTEFAVSLRCGELHDDTLTLYAGAGVVAGSDPLQEWTEIENKAAGLRTLLEKEN; this is encoded by the coding sequence GTGGAAAAGGTTAATCCTGTGTTTTCGACACTGTACGAAAAAGTTAAAAATATAAATCTGACAGCACAAGGTAATCTTTTACATTTGAAAGTCACCTTGCCAGCAGAGGTTTCATTTTCATTGCTCTCATGGCTTGCTGCGCAGTCGTATTATCCTCAATTTTATTGGCAGCATCGTGATGAACATGAAGAAGTGGCAGCCTGTGGACAATTACGCTGTTTCAATCATATTCAAGATGCACACCAATTTTTAGCTGTGCACCAATCGGATCCCTGTATTGATGATGTACGTATTTGGGGCTTAAATGCATGGGATACTATTATTCCTGGTCGTATTGATGAAAAGAATGGCGATGACGCCTACCTTTTTCTGCCATGGATTGAAATTCGACGCCACCAGCAACAGCTTTCTGTTCATCTAAATATGTTGAATGAAGGTGATAAACAAAGCACCTTAGATTTTCTGCAAACCTTAAATCAAGCGCTGGATATTGAGCCGCTTGCTGTTTCTGTGGTTTCGGTGAATCACTCCTTAACGCAAGCTCAGTGGGTCGATTATCTCACTCTTGCATTAGATGAAATACGTCAAAATCATTTTGAAAAAGTAGTACCTGCAAGAGCAACTTGCTTGACGTTGGATAATCCGCTAAAAGCAATTCAATTTATGAAAGCAAGTCGTGATGTTAATCATCACTGCTATCATTATATGTTGGCTTTTTCACCTTCTGATGCATTTATGGGGTCAACCCCAGAACGATTATATAAACGTGATGAGTTAATGCTGTATACCGAAGCGTTAGCAGGAACGGCTGCCAGCTCTGACAATGAACAGCAAGCGACAGAATTTGCAGATTGGCTGATGAATGACAAAAAAAATCAGCATGAAAATCTGGTGGTGGTCGATGATATTTGTCAGCGATTACAAGGAGGTGTTGAAGGTATTGATGTTTCAGCAGCGGATGTGATCCGACTCCGTAAAGTGCAACATCTTCGTCGTTATATACATGGGAAACTGATTGATTCTGATGATATTGACTGTTTAAAACGACTTCAACCTACTGCCGCAGTATGTGGCTTACCTCGTAGTATTGCTCGCGCTTTTATTCGTCAACATGAACCTTTTGAGCGTCGTTGGTATGCGGGTTCAGCAGGATATTTAGGATTACCACACACAGAATTTGCCGTAAGCCTACGTTGTGGTGAACTGCATGATGATACTCTGACACTTTATGCAGGTGCAGGTGTTGTTGCTGGTTC